A genomic segment from Glycine soja cultivar W05 chromosome 18, ASM419377v2, whole genome shotgun sequence encodes:
- the LOC114397132 gene encoding uncharacterized protein LOC114397132, whose translation MSNHKSIESAIKNLEIQVGHLAKQIVENSSRGFGANTEKNPKEECKAVMTRSKKETMMEMKVGLVMRRRKEAPYPLVPSKKDKERHFAHFLDIFKKLEITIPFGKALQQMPLYSKFLNDLLTKKGKYIHSDDIMVEGNCSAVIQRILPLKYKDPGSVTIPCSIGVVSDGKALIDLGASINLMPLSMCRRIGELEIMPTRTTLRLADRSIIRPYGVVEDVLVKVHQFTFLADFVIMDIEEDTGIPLILGRPFMLTANCVVDMGKGNLEMSVDDQMVRFDLFDAVKHSIDWNVYSKMDEIENEIAQMARAKISQDP comes from the exons ATGTCCAACCATAAGAGCATTGAGTCAGCCATTAAGAACCTGGAGATTCAAGTGGGACACCTAGCTAAGCAAATAGTGGAGAATTCTTCTAGAGGTTTTGGAGCTAATACAGAGAAAAATCCCAAGGAAGAATGCAAGGCTGTCATGACTAGAAGCAAGAAGGAGACCATGATGGAGATGAAAGTAGGACTAGTGATGAGAAGGA GGAAGGAAGCACCATATCCATTGGTGCCGTctaagaaggacaaggaacgaCACTTCGCTCATTTCCTtgatatatttaagaaattagagATAACTATTCCATTTGGAAAAGCCTTGcaacagatgccactctactccaaaTTTCTTAATGATCTGCTGACCAAGAAGGGAAAATATATTCACAGTGATGATATTATGGTGGAGGGAAATTGCAGTGCTGTTATTCAGAGGATCCTTCCACTAAAATACAAGGATCCAGGGAGTGTCACAATCCCTTGCTCAATTGGTGTTGTGTCAGATGGAAAAGCCCTTATTGACTTAGGAGCTAGCATTAATTTAATGCCTCTATCCATGTGCAGAAGGATTGGAGAGCTAGAAATCATGCCTACAAGAACGACATTGCGGCTAGCAGATCGATCAATCATAAGGCCATATGGTGTAGTGGAAGACGTGTTGGTCAAAGTGCATCAATTTACTTTCCTTGCAGATTTTGTGATAATGGACATTGAAGAAGACACTGGAATCCCGTTGATTTTAGGTCGTCCCTTCATGTTAACAGCCAACTGTGTGGTTGATATGGGGAAAGGTAATTTGGAAATGAGTGTGGATGACCAAATGGTGagatttgatttgtttgatgCAGTAAAGCACTCAATTGACTGGAATGTCTATTCCAAGATGGATGAGATTGAGAATGAGATAGCTCAGATGGCCAGAGCTAAGATTTCACAGGACCCTTAG